The proteins below are encoded in one region of Triticum aestivum cultivar Chinese Spring chromosome 1B, IWGSC CS RefSeq v2.1, whole genome shotgun sequence:
- the LOC123119594 gene encoding uncharacterized protein → MYAVIWLERQLITSDPTKWSPSSSVNWPSSAVWSVKSVIDTSTSSSGKSSMETHVSRMLDMMVLVSDDKSESDGMTNLCKYYKILEFEDEKVLGKMTAENLRMYYKFRTELLKMEASLCEFREQNEKDDLRWEQDKKDALSCCRTDPTPFSLQDAVGEEGEEEEVTEFTESDKEEMEMEDRLFSGKREVWESAWGCYGEFEDSTAVSPMHFTHCTPGLIPYAARSVSTLQIYSLKIVGTDGKLKLPLHVYGVVAARDTVDCNRNILFFRRREDCQKLTPEDPFLHLTGPSRAIVAVDHVDFEVQLKVKGATRYSDKALISHCCTYSGGYHEGLDTALISNYFCTVELSLERLTKTVQATILSVRVVEGGPWPFEYGGRIVCSSPPQEVMDSLARQVVLVDSRSSDGGEMPMGTDGYLDLSRHVVSVELEESLQFVIQAYSQSGDAIARQGHVKFRAEYCNVSRGICEIGDSKVEITVAWSKLVTKRMDILLEGHV, encoded by the exons ATGTACGCAGTCATCTGGTTGGAAAGGCAACTTATCACATCTGATCCCACAAAATGGTCACCCTCATCATCTGTCAACTGGCCATCATCAGCGGTATGGTCAGTCAAATCTGTTATAGATACATCCACCTCTTCCTCAGGCAAGTCAAGCATGGAGACACATGTGTCGAGGATGTTGGATATGATGGTGCTGGTTTCTGATGATAAGAGTGAGTCGGACGGTATGACCAACTTGTGCAAATATTACAAGATCCTTGAATTTGAGGATGAGAAGGTGTTGGGCAAGATGACTGCTGAGAATTTAAGGATGTATTACAAATTTCGTACGGAGCTATTAAAGATGGAAGCCAGCTTATGCGAGTTCCGGGAGCAGAATGAAAAGGATGACCTGAGGTGGGAGCAGGATAAAAAGGACGCACTGAGCTGTTGCAGAACAGACCCGACCCCCTTCTCACTTCAGGACGCagtaggggaggagggggaggaggaggaggtgacagaATTCACAGAATCAGACaaagaggagatggagatggaggacAGGTTGTTTTCTGGAAAACGTGAAGTCTGGGAATCCGCATGGGGATGCTATGGTGAATTTGAAGACAGTA CCGCAGTGAGTCCTATGCACTTTACACATTGCACGCCGGGACTGATCCCGTACGCCGCTCGCTCTGTGAGCACCTTGCAGATCTACTCCTTGAAGATTGTTGGAACAGATGGAAAGTTGAAGTTACCACTCCATGTGTATGGTGTTGTTGCTGCCCGAGACACCGTGGACTGCAACCGCAACATTCTCTTCTTTAGGCGAAGGGAAGACTGTCAAAAACTCACTCCAGAG GATCCATTTTTGCACTTGACTGGCCCGTCCCGTGCCATCGTGGCTGTGGACCATGTTGACTTCGAAGTCCAACTGAAAGTAAAGGGTGCAACAAGGTACAGCGACAAAGCATTGATCAGTCATTGCTGCACTTATTCTGGTGGTTATCATGAAGGTTTAGATACCGCTCTCATCAGCAACTACTTTTGCACGGTAGAGTTAAGCTTGGAGCGACTCACAAAGACAGTCCAGGCTACCATCTTAAGTGTCCGTGTTGTTGAAGGGGGACCTTGGCCTTTTGAATATGGTGGTCGGATTGTGTGCTCCTCACCACCACAGGAAGTTATGGACTCCCTGGCCAGGCAAGTTGTGTTGGTTGATTCTCGTTCTTCTGATGGTGGAGAAATGCCAATGGGCACAGATGGCTACCTTGATCTGTCAAGGCATGTTGTTTCTGTAGAACTGGAAGAAAGCCTGCAATTTGTTATACAAGCCTACTCGCAGTCTGGTGATGCTATTGCTAGACAAGGTCATGTCAAGTTCAGGGCCGAATATTGCAATGTAAGTCGAGGTATATGTGAGATTGGTGACTCTAAGGTGGAGATTACTGTTGCTTGGTCCAAACTTGTTACCAAAAGGATGGATATCCTCTTAGAAGGACATGTTTGA